The genomic DNA caactaagcccatgcgccacaactactgagcctgcgctctagagcccacgagccacagctactgagccggtgagcctagagcccatgctccacaacaagagaagccactgcaatgagaagcccgcgcaccgcaacaaaagagtagctcccgctctctgcaactagagaaagcccacgtgcagcaacgaagacccaacacagccaaaaataaataaatttattttaaaaaaaaagaagaatccaccttccaatgaaggggacacgggttcgatccctgctgggggaactaagatcccacatgccgtggggcaactaagcccacgtaccacagctactgagcttatGCACCTCAACGAGacagcccacgcgccctggagcccacgccacaactagagagagaaaaacccacacgccgcaatgaagagcccgagCGTCACAATGAAAGATCTTctgtaccgcaactaagacctgatgcagccaaaaaatatatatattttaaaaatattttaaaatatatacaaaaaagaatgaaagaaattgcTTCTAATTTTCTCACCCCTCCCACAGCCTCAGCCTCCTTTGTTTGTTGCAAGCCCCTCCCACCTGGCTCCCCCAGCACCCAGCCAACTGTGGCATGGACTCCCCAGGTCTCCAGCTTCTGCCCCTTGCCATCCCAGTGCAAGAGCTGAGATGAGACTTGGTTGCTTCATGGTGGGTGGTGGGCATGGGCAGGGGGTGCTGCCTCCTCATCGGTGACAATAAGGCCTGATGGTCAGATCAGTGAGCctgaatgggggtgggggtgcagAAGAGGTAGTCACGttgccagtgcaccacaactccaGGGCGGCATGGTGAGACATCTTGCTTCAGCAACGGATCCCAAATCAAGTATGTTGAGAAGAGGGACCGAGCCTGTGAATACAGCTCCCCCACAGGCTCACACTACCTGGGACTGCTGTTCAGCTGGAGCCCCACCAGGTCTGGGCAGAGAGGCAAGAGGAGCCTAGGGACGTGGTAAGGTTGACATGCTGATACTCTGTGGAGTAGCTGGGGCGGAGAGAAGGGACAGCATGGGAGCAAGGGGAGCTGGGCTTGGGCCCTCccaaggaaggggagagagatggcATGGCCTCTGGGTGGAATggtcctctccaggcctcaggtCCTTGATCTGTTCCAGGAAAGAGGGGGAGGCTAGGTGTGCTTGGCAACCACTGTGGTGTCTGatagaagagaggaaagagtCCCCACCCAGGTGACATAGTCTCCCtgttctcattcatttattccccaAGGGCAACCACATCCATTGATCACCATGCACCAGAGGGAGGGTTGCTGCGGGCTCCTGAGTGGCTTCAAGCTTCCTGCCCCAGGGCTCTTAGACACCCCCCTCACAAAGAGTTCTAGCTCCCAAGGGCTCTGGACCGCCCCCAGCACTCCCCTTCAGGCGTGGCCCCACTTCCCAGGGCTCTGAGACTACCTCCAGCAAGAGCTCTGAGGGGCCCAGCTGCCTGAAAGTCCCCCGAGGGCTCTGGAGTTCCATCACAGGGCAACTGAGGATTTCCATTCCCCAGGGCTTAGgccatcctcccttcccccaccaagGGCtccagtggtgctgggaacacagcaGGGGGGAGCAGCTGCCCAAGGTTAAGGGGACAGTGCCTCCCCTGCTGTGTAGGTGCCAGCAGAACGGAGGGGGGAgggaatggtggtggtggtggtcctGCCAGGCAGGGAGGAGCCTGGATGACGCAATGGAGCTGGTTGCAATGGAGCTGGATGCGTGGCTGCTACCAGAGGTCTGAGCCGCATCCCTGGTGGAGCACAGAAGGGAGGGCCctgtgggtggggcagggggtggagccAGGAATCCTAGCTCAGGATCCCACCCTTGACCTCCACCCCCCTGTCAGGTCCAGGGTAAGCAGCAGACAGTGTTGGGCAGACCTAGGTCCACCCCTACCTTGACCCCCACCCTGTGCTGGAGCTGGCTGCTTGAGCTAGAGAGGGTGGCTACTGGGCGGGTCCCCACACTGAAGAGGACAGTCCATCCAAGAGAACAGTCCAAGCGGTGCACAGCCTGTGGATCCACAAGGATGAACCACCCCAGGCCCCGAGGGTCTAAAGGACAGGAAAGTGCCACTGTTACTACCCCGGGGGCTGGCCAGTTGCCCTAGGTTCAGGGTGGCCATCGCTGGAGACTCTGAAAAAAGTCAGGTCCCGCCCCCTGGCCCACCAGTTCTCAGGCCATGCCTGCTgcctggggggtgaggggggcaggCACACTCTGGAGGCTTCTGGAAGCTGCTCAGCTGGAGAAGTCCAGCCCCAGTGGGGGGGATAGAGGTGGTCCCCCCCAGGCACCGCCTTCTCCCCTCGGCCCACCAGGCACCCCTCCCGCCGACTCACCCAGAGCCTCCTGCCTGCTCCCCGTACCAGTCGGCCAGGAGGAGACAGTCCTGTCTCCCGTCCTTTCCGAACCCCGCCTGCTGGACGGGCCCCCATGGGAGAATGGCCCCAGAGCCAGGCTGAGCTTAAACAGGAGGCTCCGTCCCCGCCCCGGACTCCACATCACACCCAGGCAGCCATGAGGCACGCTAGGCGGCAGCGGGGGAAAAGATGCCACCCTGGATGGGGGGAAACAGGACCCTGACGACAGCCCTGAGGACAGAGGCCACGGGACAGACCAGGCCTGAGCCTGAGGCCTGCCCGGGCAGGGGTCAGGAGGGAGCGAGACTGGGGCACCATCCCTGCCAGGGCTTCTGGGGCGGGGGGGACAGGCAGATGGCACCAGGAAAAGGACCACCGAGACCCCATCCTGCTGGGGGCAAACGGCTTGGGACCTGGCCCCACTGAGCAAATCCCCCAGAGGACACCGCGGCCGCTAGGAGACAGGGAAGTGCGAGGCCTGGGCCTCAGCCAGGTTCACACGCAGGGTGTCCAGCCCGGGCCACCCACCCAGAGCCAGCAGGGGTGGTGGCCCAGCTCCAACAGGCCCCACGCCCATGCCCGAGCCCCGCTCACCAGCAGGTGCCAGGAGCAGAGACGAGGTCCCAGCCACACGCCTTCCCCCAGGCTGGCCCCATCTCACCTACTAagtctggggagggggtggctggTCGCCCCAGTTGGCAGCAGCCCCGCATCCTGCAGGTCCTGTCTGGCCTGAGtccaggcagggcagggggatGGTGGAGCTGACCACCCACACCCCACGGCCAGCCTCCACCCCTGCTCTGGCCACACCTCTGCACCCGACCCTCCCTGCTGCCCGCTCCcccaggaggatgggagggacccGGCTGAGGAAAGGGGAGCACCGGCCCCTCAGGATGGGACTGCCACCCACCCGACAGTGAGGGAGCCCCAGCACTTCAACAAGGGAGACATTCGTCTGGAGACCCTTGGGATTCCCATGCAGGCCCCCAGCACGGGCGGCCTCACCCAACTCCAGGGCACAGGGCCACGGTGCTCCAGGGCAGCCACCTCCACACCCCCCAGGAACCCCGATGAAGCCAgtgatgggagtgtgtgtgtgtgtgtgtgtgtgtgtctggaagGTCCCCACAAGCCCAGCGAGGCCCCAGGCAGGGGAGCAGGACTGAGGACAGCGCTAAACAatgggcggggctgggggacTGCCCTTGGGTCGGGGCACCTACTGAGGACGGGCCAGGTACAGACGCCCGTGctcagcgggggggggggggggggagaggcaCCCAGGTCCTCGGGCGGGCGGAGAGGGTGAGGGCCAAGGATGAGCACTGCAGGGGGGTAGCGGCTGGgtgggcacagggcctggctgcTGCCCTGATTATGCCCATCCACAGAGCGGGCTGCTAGGAAGAGCTCCCCCGGGCAAGGGAGGACCCGCGCCCACGCAGTGCCCTGGGCCCCCGTGGGCAGGCCACCTCAGAGGGAAGACTGCAGGGAAGCCGGGCCCGCCTTGTCGTTCCTTCTGCCCAGAGCTGAGGGACTGGAAGGTGGCTCTACTTAGGGGGACCGTCAGATGGCCCAGGAGTGTGGGGCTTCAGCGGGCCCGAGCATCTCCCGGAGCCCCAGGACCCTGCGGCCCCCCATCCCGGCCGGAGGGTGTCCCTGGCAGCCACCACCACAGCCAGGAGGCCGGGCCCAGCAAGCACGGCCTCGGCCTCGGCCTCTGCTCATGGGACGGAGACAGAGAGCCCGGCTCTCCTGACACCCACGGTCCTGGGGTTCAAGAAGTGCATGGCGGCCTTGGACGGGGCCGGGGAGCTGTCGCCAAGGGCCCCGGCATTGCCCAGCAGCGAGAGCCAACAGGAAAGGCACTCACCGCCCACAGAACCTGCGTGACAAATTCAGAGCCACCAAGCGTGTCATCAGGGAGTCACGTCTGAGTCCCAGCCAAGAAGGATGCGGCGGGCACCTCTCCCTTGGCCACAGTGGGAGCTCCTTCCTGGGACCAAAGGGACACTCGGCTGCCACCCCGGGCTGGCGCCTGCCACTGCTGAGCCATCACAACCCAGCCCGGGGCTACCTGGCGTGGTCACTGAGGACAAGGGGCTCGCCAGCCTGCACCCTCACAATGGGGCCCACCCctctctgctccctgcccctACCCACTTCCCAGCTGCACGGTGGGaggctggtggggtggggaggggagcggggAGAGGAGGGCCTGCACCTATGGGCACAGAGAGGCCATCCCAGCCTCAGGCAAGGTagctgcccccgcccccaccccactgggaaggagagggggtggggaccTTGGAGGTCGGAGAGCACTGGGGCCCAGGCCTGGGTGCGCACTTGCATGGCCCTGGCAGTGGATGGGCTGCTGTGATGAGAAAGCGCTTCCGGCCCCCGCGCCCACGGCAGCGCAACTAGCCAGGACTCCCACCAGAGCTGCAAACTCCTGGGCAGGGGGCACGCACCGCTGGCTTTGTGGGCCACGCTGGGGTCCAGTCAcatgttctttctttcctctggctcttttttttttaacttttgtttttaaaattttatttatttttggctgaggtgggtcttcgtcgctgcgggcgggctttctctagttgcggtgcgcgggcttctcattgcggtggcttctctcgttgcggacggagcacgggctctaggtgcgcgggctccagtagttcaggctcgcaggctcagcagttgtggcttgcaggctcagtagttgtggctcgcgggctcagtagttgtggctcgcgggctctagagcgcaggctcagtagctgtggcgcacgggcattgttgctccgcggcatgtgggatcttcctggaccagggctcaaacccgtgtccccggccttggcaggcggattcttaaccactgcgccaccagggaagtccctctttctctggctttttgtgtgttttgtctgCGACCGTTGAAAGGTGAAAAGCCACTCTCTGCCCTTACAAACACAGGCCTTGCCTGTCTCAGTCCCGGGCTGGAACCTGCCACCCCCGCTCAGACAAAGGACGCATTCCCAAGGGGCCTGTGCGGACCAGGAGTCCCGCACCCAGATTCAGGAGCGAGGACACTCCTTGGAGCCTTCTCATCCGCCATGAACGCGAACAAGCTACGCCCTAGCAGGTACCGTCCCTTCCTCCGCTGTTCCTGGGTTGACCCGTGTGAGCCATAAAAATACAGCAGAGGTGAGGGGGTGTCACTTCGAGCTGAAGTTCTTAGAGAAACACTGCGGCCTTGATCTCGGGGCTGCTCTGTCCTAGGTCGTGGGCTCTGGCGAAGCCCCGCCCTGAGCCGCCCTAGGGAGAGgtccggggggagggggaggcccgAGGCCCCGCCACAGCCACGCAGGCCATCTTGGAAGCAGAGCTGCCCCCGCCCATCCCCACACCCTAGGCAGACCAGGGGGCTGTGGCCCCAGCGGAGGCCTCGACTGAAGCCTGTGATGGACCCCAAGCCAGAAGCCCCCAGCCAAGCCTTCTAGAATCCTGTCCTTCACACACGCAGGAGAGTACGACGGTTGGCTGCGTTAAGGTGCTACGATTGGGGTAATCTGTTATGCAGCAACGGGTAACTAATACACGATGATTTTAAATGGAGAAGACCACTCCAAGTCAGTCTGAAGCAAACAAACCGACGAGAAGCCCCAGGAGCCATTAGGAGAAGCCCGGAAAGTCTGATGATACAAACACTAAAATCGTATGCCTGGCCAAACACAAACCCCAAACCACAAAGTCAAGACACAAGTGACAAAGCGGGGCAAAAAAATAGTAGCAAGACGCGACTCAGGGCTCATATCGTTAACGCATAGAGAGCCTGAACCAGTCAACAAGGAAAGCCCAACGACGCAAAGGAAAAGGGGGTGCAGGAGGGGGCCGCGGAAAATGCAAGCCAAAGGCTACCCCCCCATCTGATCCCACAGCCAGAACGTGCTCGGGTGTTGGGGTCCCAGAGCTGCTGGTTCCGGGCACACATGGGGTCTGGTGACCGGCACTGCATTTGCTCTGCGGCTCCAACTAGAAGGCGGGCCATCCTGGAGCCGAACAAAGAGCAGCCACCGCAAGGACTGGCCAGAACGGTGGGTGGTGGCGCTGGGCGTTGAGCAGGTCTGGGCAGCGTCACCCAGGAGCTGGGAGACCCTCTTGGTGAGGAACGTTTGGCAGgaaaggcggcggcggcggcggctggagAGGGCTGGCCACGCCCACAGACCAGACAACTGTCAGGGCAGTTCCCGGGCAGACAACCCCCTTTCTGGCCTCCACGCTCCCCCAAATCCACACTCTTGGTCTCAGGGCCCGTGTTCCTTTCCCATCTCTGAGCTAGGCGGTCAGGTCTTTTTCCTCTGCCTCATCAGAGAGTTCTTCCCATCCCCACGCCCAGGCCTCCGCCCCTCCCTCCTAAGTGTCCAGATGTTATCAGCCCCAGTCCGGGAACTGCTGAGCACGTGTACGAACCTGACACCTGATcctgccggggcgggtggggggggggaagggggagcggGGCGCTGTGGACCACATCCTCAGGCAGGGAAGGGTGAAGGCTGCTCAACGGGAAGCCCCAGATCTCGCGAGAGCCAGCACCCTCCTGGCGCTTCCCAGGCCCGTGGGGACCCTGCAGAGGAGCCAGTGTGGGGTAGGGCAGGGGGCACACACCGAGGAGTCTCAGGcctctagagcagtgcttctcacagcggggtccctgggccagcagcagcaTCACCCAGGATTGCTGGACTAGCAAATTCGCAGGCCCCGCCCCAGGTGTGCAAGATCAGagcctctggggtggggccctgcAACCCAGGTTTGAACGCGCCCTCCAGGTGTTCTTACGCGCCTCTCAGCGTGAGAACCACCACCGGGATGGACGGTTCCTGATCGCACCCTCTTCTAGAGAAGCCATGAGCTTTCTCTCTCTGCGGGGCTCACCTTGACTTCCCAGgtgagaggcaggcaggcaggcactgATGGCCGATGGCTGCAACCACAGGTTGTCCTGGAGAACAGGCGTGCTTGGGCAGGACTCCTTCCCAGCAGGCCACACCTGTCAAGTGACATGGGGAAGACTTTGTTACTTCGTGCCGTCCCCCCCTCCCGCAGCATGGACAGACACCCCTGGCAGACACCAAGTTTCCGGGCACGGCCGCAGCTCTGCCCACCTCTCCCTGGATACCACGTGTGTGTGGAGCGGGGAGGATCCGTGCTTCACAGGGAACCGTCCGAATCACACTCAGGGGCGCTGGAACACAGTGGGCCAGGCAAGGGGTGGGGTGGCGGGAGGGTGGAAGCTCTCAGGAGCGCGGAGCCAAGGCCGCCCTTAGAGGCCAGGACTGGGGCGGGGGGGCCGCAGACGGAGTGACCGTGCCCTTTGCCATCCCGGTGGGGTCGCCGCCCTCCTTTCCCCCCTCACCAGGCCCCTGGGGACCCCCAATACACTGTCCCTGGCCTTCTCGAGCGCCAGACGCCCTCAGGACAGTGCGGGGAATCCTGCCGGGAGCGGCGGGAGGGGCGCCCGACGGAGCCCCCGAGGTCTCCAGGGGCCTGGACTCGGTGGAGGCGTCTCCTCGGCCTCTCCCCGGGAGAGGGCGTAGGCTCCCGGGGACTCGGGGAACGGGGACTCTGGCCAGGCCCAGGAACCagaggggcggggggcggagtCCGGGAAAGGTGGGCGGTGACCACAAGGCCGGGGCGTCGTCCCGGCGCGTCGAGCCCCGCCCT from Balaenoptera acutorostrata chromosome X, mBalAcu1.1, whole genome shotgun sequence includes the following:
- the LOC103000302 gene encoding uncharacterized protein LOC103000302 — translated: MGWEEEEGGGCGYERSTGGVLLCNRLTLGELREVLRPLGRFRVTSCELNSFRIQVHTKSTQAGLRVYTSDHSRDSARTVPALLVGTPRGRSRPSRRPRKNRAGAEPRGARKGASFDWATEVPVTPEGPGFLGAGLVTSRAWSLAKPAGRGGQEGGAPRLPVGALKGREEAGAGAVRAGLDAPGRRPGLVVTAHLSRTPPPAPLVPGPGQSPRSPSPREPTPSPGERPRRRLHRVQAPGDLGGSVGRPSRRSRQDSPHCPEGVWRSRRPGTVYWGSPGAWCGLLGRSPAQARLFSRTTCGCSHRPSVPACLPLTWEVKGPHGPGKRQEGAGSREIWGFPLSSLHPSLPEDVVHSAPLPLPPPHPPRQDQVSALSSRRRRRLSCQTFLTKRVSQLLGDAAQTCSTPSATTHRSGQSLRWLLFVRLQDGPPSSWSRRANAVPVTRPHVCPEPAALGPQHPSTFWLWDQMGG